A genome region from Ignavibacteriota bacterium includes the following:
- a CDS encoding isoprenyl transferase — translation MDGNGRWAKQRGLPRIAGHREGVESVRDCVEACGQLGVQYLTLYAFSTENWKRPQDEVSLLMRLLLTALRDETDRLHRNNVRLRTIGDSEAMPREVQAELDDAVQRTAQNTGLTLTLALSYSGRWEITQAVRAIAREVQAGSVRPDEITEQSITRYLATADTPDPDLLIRTSGELRLSNFLLWQLAYTELYITPGYWPVFRRNDLYAAIDAYQNRERRFGMVSEQVQDPQNQDPAIKRILKSVAGP, via the coding sequence ATGGACGGGAACGGGCGCTGGGCGAAACAGCGCGGCCTGCCCCGCATCGCCGGTCACCGCGAAGGCGTCGAGTCTGTGCGGGACTGCGTCGAGGCCTGCGGCCAGCTGGGAGTACAGTATCTCACGCTCTACGCCTTCTCGACGGAGAATTGGAAACGCCCGCAGGATGAGGTTTCGCTGCTCATGCGGTTGTTGCTGACCGCATTGCGCGATGAGACCGATCGGTTGCACCGTAATAATGTGCGGTTGCGGACGATCGGCGACAGCGAGGCGATGCCGAGGGAGGTTCAGGCGGAATTGGATGATGCCGTGCAACGGACGGCACAGAACACGGGTCTAACCCTTACCCTGGCCTTGAGCTACAGCGGCCGGTGGGAGATCACGCAGGCGGTTCGCGCCATCGCGCGCGAAGTTCAGGCAGGCTCCGTCCGCCCGGATGAGATCACCGAACAAAGCATCACCCGCTATCTCGCGACAGCGGACACCCCGGACCCGGACCTGTTGATCCGGACCAGCGGCGAGTTGCGGTTGAGCAACTTCCTCCTCTGGCAACTCGCGTACACCGAACTCTACATAACACCCGGATACTGGCCGGTCTTCCGAAGAAATGATCTTTACGCAGCGATCGATGCCTACCAGAACCGTGAACGCCGGTTCGGTATGGTCAGCGAACAAGTGCAGGATCCTCAGAACCAGGACCCGGCCATCAAACGAATCCTCAAGAGCGTTGCAGGGCCGTGA
- a CDS encoding OmpH family outer membrane protein, whose product MKTRMFLLTIALSALMLVPAAFAQQQKIGYVNSTKIFQELPAAQDAQRRIDALGKPIQDSLETMQRELQARYEDYQKREALLNEAAKKAEQQKLIDLERRMNEYRQLKLGNDGELARETEKLLAPLRDRIRGAITTVAKEEKYSFVFDKTESIQILLYGDPAHDITFKVIDRLKRGK is encoded by the coding sequence ATGAAAACTCGGATGTTCCTTCTCACCATCGCACTCTCGGCCCTGATGCTTGTTCCCGCGGCCTTCGCCCAGCAGCAGAAGATCGGCTACGTGAACTCGACGAAGATCTTCCAGGAACTTCCGGCGGCACAGGATGCCCAGCGCCGCATCGATGCGCTCGGCAAGCCGATCCAGGATTCGCTCGAGACCATGCAGCGTGAACTCCAGGCGCGCTACGAAGACTATCAGAAGCGCGAAGCGCTCCTCAACGAGGCCGCGAAGAAGGCCGAACAGCAGAAGCTGATCGATCTCGAACGCCGCATGAATGAGTACCGCCAGCTGAAGCTGGGGAACGATGGCGAACTCGCCCGCGAGACCGAGAAGCTGCTCGCACCGCTGCGCGACCGCATCCGGGGCGCCATCACCACGGTGGCGAAGGAAGAGAAGTACAGCTTCGTGTTCGACAAGACGGAATCGATCCAGATCCTGCTCTACGGCGATCCGGCACACGACATCACGTTCAAGGTCATCGATCGGCTGAAGCGCGGTAAGTGA
- a CDS encoding OmpH family outer membrane protein, with protein MKRIILVLVLVLAAAAAHAQSKIGHINSEAIMQALPEAIDAQKSLDALVAQWEAELQKMQAEWKRKFDDYDKKKLILTDQVRADAEKELRDLDQAIADYRTKKFGQNGELFQKQNEVMKPIQNKIFKVLEEIARDDGYDYIFDRSGEILLLYANDKRDLTSLVISRMQSFGK; from the coding sequence ATGAAGCGGATCATCCTGGTTCTCGTCCTCGTGCTGGCCGCGGCCGCGGCGCACGCCCAGTCCAAGATCGGCCACATCAACTCCGAGGCCATCATGCAGGCCCTCCCCGAGGCCATCGATGCGCAGAAGTCGCTGGACGCGCTCGTGGCACAGTGGGAGGCCGAGCTGCAGAAGATGCAGGCGGAATGGAAACGGAAGTTCGACGACTACGACAAGAAGAAGCTGATCCTCACCGACCAGGTGCGGGCTGATGCTGAAAAGGAACTGCGGGACCTGGATCAGGCCATCGCCGACTACCGCACGAAGAAGTTCGGCCAGAACGGCGAGCTTTTTCAGAAGCAGAACGAGGTGATGAAACCCATTCAGAACAAGATCTTCAAAGTGCTGGAGGAGATCGCGCGCGACGATGGGTACGATTACATCTTCGACCGGAGCGGCGAGATCCTGCTGCTGTACGCGAACGACAAGCGCGACCTGACCTCGCTGGTGATCTCACGGATGCAGTCGTTCGGTAAATGA
- the lpxD gene encoding UDP-3-O-(3-hydroxymyristoyl)glucosamine N-acyltransferase, whose protein sequence is MTISEIAALLGATVEGDGTVEIRRVAKIEEAGTGDLTFLANPKYAKYLGLTRASAVIVGTGMAVEDRPADAPPLTLLRVSDPYVGFVRVLARFNPPQPPVPPGVHPTAVIASSARLGADVRIGAHAVVGERVVIGERSIVAPCTVLGDGVRIGDDCLLYANVSVREGCIIGNRCIVQPGAVIGSDGFGFAPKPDGSYEKIPQMGIVVLEDDVEIGACTTIDRATLGETRIKKGVKLDNLIQVAHNVVIGENTVMAAQSGISGSTKLGKNMMVAGQVGFTGHIEIADGVKVGAQSGVHRALTKPGATYFGTPAYPQREAMRIYGSFPQLPDLLATVRDLQKRLEKLEPPTPDPGA, encoded by the coding sequence ATGACCATCAGCGAGATCGCGGCACTGCTGGGTGCAACGGTAGAGGGTGACGGCACCGTTGAGATCCGGCGTGTGGCAAAGATCGAGGAGGCGGGGACGGGCGACCTGACGTTCCTTGCCAATCCGAAGTATGCGAAGTACCTCGGGCTCACCCGCGCCAGCGCGGTCATCGTCGGCACCGGTATGGCGGTGGAAGACCGCCCGGCCGATGCACCACCGCTGACGCTCCTGAGGGTCAGTGACCCGTACGTGGGATTCGTCCGGGTCCTTGCCCGGTTCAATCCTCCCCAGCCTCCCGTTCCCCCGGGGGTCCACCCGACAGCGGTCATCGCATCATCGGCACGTCTCGGTGCCGATGTGCGTATCGGAGCCCATGCGGTGGTCGGCGAACGCGTCGTGATCGGCGAGCGGAGCATCGTGGCACCGTGTACCGTGCTCGGCGACGGCGTGCGGATCGGAGACGATTGTCTGCTGTACGCGAATGTCTCCGTGCGCGAAGGGTGCATCATCGGCAACCGTTGCATCGTCCAGCCCGGCGCGGTGATCGGCAGCGACGGATTTGGCTTTGCCCCGAAGCCGGACGGCTCCTACGAGAAGATCCCGCAGATGGGGATCGTGGTGCTCGAGGACGACGTCGAGATCGGGGCGTGTACGACCATCGACCGGGCGACGCTCGGCGAGACCCGGATCAAGAAGGGTGTCAAGCTCGACAACCTCATCCAGGTCGCCCATAACGTCGTCATCGGCGAGAATACCGTGATGGCCGCCCAGAGCGGCATCTCGGGCAGCACCAAGCTCGGCAAGAACATGATGGTCGCCGGGCAGGTCGGCTTCACCGGCCACATCGAGATCGCGGACGGCGTGAAGGTCGGCGCCCAGTCCGGTGTCCACCGCGCGCTGACCAAACCCGGCGCCACCTATTTCGGCACGCCTGCCTACCCGCAGCGCGAAGCCATGCGGATCTACGGTTCCTTCCCGCAGTTGCCCGACCTGCTGGCAACGGTGCGGGATCTCCAGAAGCGTCTGGAGAAGCTGGAACCGCCGACCCCTGACCCCGGCGCCTGA
- a CDS encoding bifunctional UDP-3-O-[3-hydroxymyristoyl] N-acetylglucosamine deacetylase/3-hydroxyacyl-ACP dehydratase, protein MLVQQHTIKEPVSLSGVGLHTGSIATMTFRPAPENTGIRFRRIDMGGTPEIPADVDHVVDISRGTTIGIGDARVHTVEHVMAALVGLQIDNVLIDIDANEPPIGDGSAKPYVEALLTAGVEKQSAPKDYLIIDQTVTYHNEDKKVDIVALPLDDYRLTVMVDYFNPALGSQHTGLFNLEKEFVTEFAPCRTFCFLHEVEMLHNQGLIKGGNLDNAIVIVDRDLNDEEIGRITTKLGIKGSVILGNNGVLNNKSLHFKNEPARHKLLDLMGDLALIGVPLKAQILAARPGHASNIEFARLIRKLYQQKKLVKKYQHERKEGVVFDINAIKKILPHRYPFLLIDKITDFKIDESVVGVKNVTTNEPFFEGHFPGQPVMPGVLIIEAMAQTGGIMLLNGVENPGDKLVFFMSINNAKFRRPVVPGDQLVFDLKMVNRKSKICTMSGKAYVDGQLVAEADLMASIIDRVPTQPQKS, encoded by the coding sequence ATGCTCGTTCAACAGCACACCATCAAAGAGCCCGTCTCCCTGAGCGGGGTCGGCCTCCATACCGGCAGCATTGCCACCATGACCTTCCGTCCCGCCCCCGAGAATACCGGTATCCGGTTCCGGCGCATCGACATGGGCGGTACGCCGGAGATCCCGGCGGATGTCGACCACGTCGTGGACATCTCCCGCGGCACGACGATCGGCATCGGTGATGCGCGCGTCCACACGGTGGAACATGTCATGGCAGCGCTGGTCGGCCTGCAGATCGACAACGTGCTCATCGACATCGATGCCAACGAGCCGCCGATCGGCGATGGCAGCGCAAAACCGTATGTGGAAGCGTTGCTCACGGCGGGGGTGGAGAAGCAGAGCGCGCCCAAGGACTATCTGATCATCGATCAGACCGTGACGTACCACAATGAGGACAAGAAGGTCGACATCGTCGCCCTCCCGCTCGACGACTACCGGCTGACGGTGATGGTGGACTACTTCAATCCGGCCCTCGGCAGCCAGCACACCGGGCTGTTCAACCTGGAGAAGGAATTCGTCACCGAGTTCGCGCCATGCCGCACGTTCTGCTTCCTGCACGAGGTGGAGATGCTGCACAACCAGGGGCTCATCAAGGGCGGGAACCTGGACAACGCCATCGTGATCGTGGACCGCGATCTGAACGACGAGGAGATCGGCCGCATCACCACGAAGCTGGGGATCAAGGGGTCGGTGATCCTCGGGAACAACGGCGTGCTGAACAACAAGTCGCTGCATTTCAAGAACGAGCCGGCGCGTCATAAACTGCTCGACCTGATGGGCGATCTTGCCCTCATCGGCGTGCCGCTCAAGGCGCAGATCCTCGCCGCGCGTCCCGGCCATGCCAGCAACATCGAATTTGCCCGCCTGATCCGGAAGTTGTACCAGCAGAAAAAGCTTGTCAAGAAATATCAGCACGAGCGGAAGGAAGGCGTGGTGTTCGACATCAACGCCATCAAGAAGATCCTTCCGCACCGCTACCCCTTCCTGCTGATCGACAAGATCACCGATTTCAAGATCGATGAGAGCGTGGTGGGCGTGAAGAACGTCACCACCAACGAGCCGTTCTTTGAAGGGCACTTCCCCGGCCAGCCGGTGATGCCCGGCGTGCTCATCATCGAGGCCATGGCGCAGACCGGAGGCATCATGCTCCTGAACGGCGTGGAGAATCCCGGCGACAAACTGGTGTTCTTCATGTCGATCAACAACGCCAAGTTCCGCAGGCCGGTCGTCCCCGGTGATCAGCTCGTGTTCGATCTGAAGATGGTCAACCGGAAGAGCAAGATCTGCACGATGAGTGGCAAAGCGTACGTGGACGGCCAGTTGGTCGCTGAGGCGGACCTGATGGCATCCATCATTGACCGTGTCCCGACCCAACCCCAGAAATCATAA
- the lpxA gene encoding acyl-ACP--UDP-N-acetylglucosamine O-acyltransferase, whose product MSTSIDPRAAVSAKAQIGDNVTIGPFAVVEDGAVIGDGTSVAPHALIATGARIAKNCIIHHGAVVGHAPQDLKYAGEPTTCEVGEGTTVREYATLHRGTGEGGKTVIGTNCFLMGYVHIAHDCIVGNNVIMSNAAMLAGHTEVEDNVIIGGVTPVHQFTRIGCHSMVGGGLRVAKDVPPYSLVGGAPLVFEGLNAVGLRRRGFSRETLEGLDKAYTMLYRAKMNVSQAIAAIEADATLMAFPEVQHMVSFIKGSKRGIVGAPRLRS is encoded by the coding sequence ATGAGCACCTCCATCGACCCCCGCGCAGCCGTCAGTGCGAAAGCACAGATCGGCGACAACGTCACCATCGGCCCGTTCGCCGTTGTTGAGGATGGCGCGGTCATCGGCGACGGGACGTCCGTCGCACCCCATGCCCTCATCGCCACGGGGGCGCGCATCGCGAAGAATTGCATCATCCATCATGGGGCCGTGGTCGGCCATGCGCCGCAGGACCTCAAGTATGCCGGCGAGCCGACCACCTGCGAGGTCGGGGAAGGCACCACGGTACGCGAATACGCAACGCTGCACCGGGGGACGGGAGAAGGCGGGAAGACGGTGATAGGGACCAACTGCTTCCTGATGGGGTATGTGCACATTGCGCATGACTGCATCGTCGGGAACAATGTCATCATGTCCAACGCGGCCATGCTTGCAGGCCACACCGAGGTGGAGGACAACGTGATCATCGGCGGCGTCACGCCGGTGCATCAGTTCACGCGCATCGGCTGTCACAGTATGGTGGGTGGTGGGCTGCGTGTCGCCAAGGATGTGCCCCCGTATTCGTTGGTCGGCGGTGCACCGCTGGTGTTTGAAGGCCTCAATGCGGTCGGCCTGCGCCGGCGCGGGTTCTCGCGTGAGACGCTGGAGGGGTTGGACAAGGCCTACACCATGCTGTACCGGGCGAAGATGAACGTCTCGCAGGCGATCGCAGCAATTGAGGCCGACGCAACGCTCATGGCGTTCCCGGAGGTCCAGCACATGGTATCATTCATCAAGGGGAGCAAGCGCGGTATCGTCGGGGCTCCCCGGCTCCGCAGTTGA